In one Pseudomonas sp. 31-12 genomic region, the following are encoded:
- a CDS encoding efflux RND transporter permease subunit — protein MNLSGPFIRRPVATMLLSLAIMLLGGVSFGLLPVSPLPQMDFPVIVVQASLPGASPEVMASTVATPLERSFGAIAGVNTMSSRSSQGSTRVILQFDLDRDINGAAREVQAAINASRNLLPSGMRSMPTYKKVNPSQAPIMVLSLTSDVLEKGQLYDLASTILSQSLSQVQGVGEVQIGGSSLPAVRIELEPQALNQYGVALDDVRNTIANANVRRPKGSVEDGQRLWQVQANDQLEKAKDYESLIIHYADGAALRLRDVAKVSDGVEDRYNSGFFNNDAAVLLVINRQAGANIIETVNEIKAQLPALQAVLPASVKLNLAMDRSPVIKATLHEAEMTLLIAVALVILVVFLFLGNFRASLIPTLAVPVSLVGTFAVMYLYGFSLNNLSLMALILATGLVVDDAIVVLENISRHIDEGVPPMKAAYLGAEEVGFTLLSMNVSLVAVFLSILFMGGIVESLFREFSITLAASIVVSLIVSLTLTPMLCARWLKPHTPGQENRLQRWSQRANEWMVAKYATSLDWVLRHRRLTLLSLIVTVGVNIALYVVVPKTFMPQQDTGQLIGFVRGDDGLSFSVMQPKMEIFRRAVLKDDAVQSVAGFIGGTSGTNNAFMLVRLKPIKERNISAQKVIERLRKEMPKVAGAQLMLMADQDLQFGGGREQTTSQYSYILQSGDLGDLREWYPKVVTALKALPELTAIDAREGRGAQQVTLIVDRDQAKRLGVDMDMVTSVLNNAYSQRQISTIYDSLNQYQVVMEVNPKYAQDPITLKQVQVITADGARIPLSTIAHYENSLEDDRVSHEGQFASESIAFDMAEGVTVEQGSAAIERAIAKVGLPESVIAKMAGTADAFAATQKSQPWMILGALVAVYLVLGVLYESYIHPLTILSTLPSAGVGALLSIYALGGEFSLISLLGLFLLIGVVKKNAILMIDLALQLERHQGMAPLESIRSACLQRLRPILMTTLAAILGALPLLLSRAEGAEMRQPLGLTIIGGLIFSQVLTLYTTPVVYLYLDKLRHRFNKWRGVRTDAALETPL, from the coding sequence ATGAACCTGTCCGGACCTTTCATCAGGCGCCCGGTCGCGACCATGCTGCTGAGCCTGGCGATCATGCTGCTGGGCGGCGTGAGCTTCGGCCTGCTGCCGGTGTCGCCGTTGCCGCAGATGGATTTCCCGGTGATCGTCGTCCAGGCCAGCCTGCCGGGCGCCAGTCCTGAAGTGATGGCCTCGACCGTGGCGACGCCGCTGGAGCGCTCCTTCGGCGCCATCGCCGGCGTCAACACCATGAGCAGCCGCTCCAGCCAGGGCTCGACCCGGGTGATTTTGCAGTTCGACCTCGACCGCGACATCAACGGCGCGGCCCGGGAAGTGCAGGCGGCGATCAACGCCTCGCGCAACCTGCTGCCGAGCGGGATGCGCAGCATGCCGACCTACAAGAAGGTCAACCCGTCCCAGGCGCCGATCATGGTGCTGTCGCTGACCTCCGACGTACTGGAAAAAGGCCAGCTCTACGATTTGGCCTCGACCATTCTTTCCCAGAGCCTGTCCCAGGTGCAGGGCGTCGGTGAAGTGCAGATCGGCGGCAGCTCCTTGCCGGCGGTGCGCATCGAACTCGAACCCCAGGCGCTCAACCAGTACGGCGTGGCCCTGGACGATGTGCGCAACACCATCGCCAACGCCAACGTGCGCCGGCCCAAGGGCTCGGTCGAAGACGGCCAGCGGTTGTGGCAGGTGCAGGCCAACGATCAACTGGAAAAAGCCAAGGATTACGAGTCGCTGATCATCCACTACGCGGACGGCGCCGCGTTGCGCCTGAGGGACGTGGCCAAGGTCAGCGATGGCGTTGAGGACCGCTACAACAGCGGCTTCTTCAACAATGACGCGGCGGTGCTGCTGGTGATCAACCGCCAGGCCGGCGCCAACATCATCGAGACGGTCAACGAAATCAAGGCGCAGTTGCCAGCGTTGCAGGCGGTGCTGCCGGCCAGCGTCAAATTGAACCTGGCAATGGACCGGTCACCAGTGATCAAGGCGACCTTGCACGAAGCGGAAATGACTCTGCTGATCGCCGTGGCGCTGGTGATTCTGGTGGTGTTCCTGTTTCTCGGTAACTTCCGCGCCTCGCTGATTCCGACCCTGGCGGTGCCGGTGTCGCTGGTCGGCACCTTTGCGGTGATGTACCTCTATGGGTTCTCCCTGAACAATCTGTCGCTGATGGCGCTGATCCTGGCCACCGGACTGGTGGTGGATGACGCCATCGTGGTGCTGGAGAACATTTCCCGGCACATCGATGAAGGCGTACCGCCGATGAAGGCCGCCTACCTGGGGGCTGAGGAAGTCGGCTTTACGTTGCTGTCGATGAACGTCTCGCTGGTGGCGGTGTTCCTGTCGATCCTGTTCATGGGCGGGATCGTCGAAAGCCTGTTCCGCGAGTTTTCCATCACGTTGGCGGCGTCCATCGTGGTCTCGCTGATAGTCTCATTGACACTGACGCCGATGCTTTGCGCCCGTTGGCTCAAGCCGCACACGCCGGGGCAGGAAAACCGTTTGCAGCGCTGGAGTCAGCGGGCCAACGAGTGGATGGTCGCAAAATACGCGACCAGCCTCGACTGGGTATTGCGTCACCGCCGGTTGACTTTGCTCAGCCTGATCGTGACGGTCGGCGTTAACATCGCCCTGTATGTCGTTGTTCCTAAAACTTTTATGCCGCAACAGGATACCGGTCAACTGATCGGTTTCGTGCGCGGCGACGACGGTCTGTCGTTCAGCGTGATGCAGCCGAAAATGGAAATCTTCCGCCGCGCCGTGCTCAAGGACGACGCGGTGCAAAGCGTCGCCGGTTTCATCGGCGGCACCAGCGGCACCAACAACGCCTTCATGCTGGTGCGCTTGAAACCGATCAAGGAACGCAACATTTCCGCGCAGAAAGTCATCGAGCGCCTGCGTAAGGAAATGCCCAAGGTCGCTGGCGCGCAATTGATGCTGATGGCCGATCAGGACCTGCAATTCGGCGGCGGTCGTGAACAAACCACGTCGCAGTATTCCTACATCCTGCAAAGCGGCGACCTCGGTGATTTGCGCGAGTGGTACCCGAAAGTCGTCACCGCTCTGAAAGCGTTGCCGGAGCTGACGGCGATCGATGCCCGTGAAGGGAGAGGGGCTCAGCAAGTGACCCTGATCGTCGACCGCGATCAGGCCAAGCGCCTTGGTGTCGACATGGACATGGTTACCTCGGTATTGAACAACGCGTACAGCCAGCGGCAGATCTCGACGATTTACGACAGCCTCAACCAGTACCAAGTGGTGATGGAGGTCAATCCGAAATACGCCCAGGACCCGATTACGCTCAAGCAGGTGCAGGTGATCACCGCCGACGGCGCGCGGATTCCGCTGTCGACCATTGCCCATTACGAAAACAGCCTGGAAGACGACCGGGTCAGCCACGAAGGCCAGTTCGCCTCCGAAAGCATTGCCTTCGACATGGCGGAAGGCGTCACGGTGGAGCAGGGCAGTGCCGCCATTGAGCGCGCGATTGCCAAGGTCGGCCTGCCGGAAAGTGTGATCGCGAAAATGGCCGGCACCGCCGATGCCTTTGCGGCCACGCAGAAGAGCCAGCCGTGGATGATTCTCGGCGCACTGGTGGCGGTGTATCTGGTGCTGGGTGTGCTGTATGAAAGCTACATCCATCCGCTGACCATCTTGTCCACGTTGCCGTCGGCCGGGGTCGGCGCGTTGCTGTCGATTTATGCGCTGGGTGGTGAGTTCAGCCTGATTTCGTTGCTCGGGTTGTTCCTGCTGATCGGCGTGGTGAAGAAAAACGCCATTCTGATGATCGACCTGGCGCTGCAATTGGAGCGTCATCAGGGCATGGCTCCGCTGGAGTCGATTCGCAGTGCTTGCCTGCAACGTCTGCGGCCAATTCTGATGACCACCCTGGCGGCGATCCTCGGCGCGTTGCCGTTGCTGCTGAGCCGTGCCGAAGGGGCGGAAATGCGTCAGCCGCTGGGTCTGACCATCATTGGCGGGCTGATCTTCAGCCAGGTGTTGACCCTTTACACCACCCCGGTGGTTTACCTCTATCTCGATAAACTGCGCCATCGCTTCAACAAATGGCGTGGAGTGCGTACCGATGCTGCTCTGGAAACTCCGCTATGA
- a CDS encoding efflux transporter outer membrane subunit, whose amino-acid sequence MTDRSLINLATPLAAARGSRLLSLALCVAMLSACAVGPDYQRPPAAAPVQYKEAAGWRQASPSDSLARGAWWELYGDQQLNGLIEKLNSSNQTVAQSEAQYRQAQALVRSARGAFFPTVDLTVGKNRSSQGTGSSSSSLTSSSSGIRDTYTAQAGVSWEADIWGKLRRGLEADTANAEASFADLAAMRLSQQSELVQNYLQLRVIDEQKRLLEATVEAYQRSLKMTENQYRAGVSGKDAVAQAQTQLKSTQADMVDLIWQRAQFENAIAVLIGLPPAEFDLAETKNIPALPEVPLGLPSQLLERRPDIASAERSVMAANANIGVAKAAYYPDLTLSLNGGYSSSTYANWISVPNRFWSVGPQLAMTLFDGGQRSAEVDRSEAAYDETVAKYRQTVLDGFREVENYLVQLKVLEDEAGVRQEALDAARESLRLTQNQYKAGVIAYLDVVVVQATALSNERSVLSLLQSRLIASVQLIAALGGGWDGALQVSENK is encoded by the coding sequence ATGACTGACCGTTCGCTTATCAATCTGGCCACGCCGTTGGCCGCAGCCCGGGGCTCGCGCTTGCTGAGCCTGGCGCTGTGCGTGGCGATGCTCAGCGCTTGCGCTGTCGGCCCGGACTACCAGCGCCCGCCAGCCGCCGCGCCGGTGCAATACAAGGAAGCCGCCGGCTGGCGTCAGGCCAGCCCGAGTGATTCCCTGGCCCGCGGCGCCTGGTGGGAGTTGTATGGCGATCAGCAGCTCAATGGCCTGATCGAAAAACTCAACAGCTCCAACCAGACCGTCGCCCAGTCTGAAGCCCAGTACCGTCAGGCCCAGGCCTTGGTGCGCAGCGCCCGGGGTGCGTTTTTCCCGACGGTGGATCTGACCGTCGGGAAAAACCGCTCCAGCCAGGGCACCGGCAGCAGCAGTTCAAGCCTGACCAGTTCCTCCAGCGGTATTCGTGACACCTACACCGCGCAGGCCGGGGTCAGTTGGGAGGCGGACATCTGGGGCAAGTTGCGCCGAGGCCTTGAAGCCGACACCGCCAACGCCGAGGCCAGTTTTGCGGATCTGGCGGCGATGCGCCTCAGCCAGCAATCGGAGCTGGTACAGAACTACCTGCAACTGCGGGTGATTGACGAACAAAAGCGCCTGCTGGAAGCGACCGTCGAGGCCTATCAGCGCTCGCTGAAAATGACCGAAAACCAGTACCGCGCCGGCGTCTCCGGCAAGGACGCGGTGGCCCAGGCGCAAACGCAGCTCAAAAGCACCCAGGCGGACATGGTCGACCTGATCTGGCAACGTGCTCAGTTCGAAAACGCCATTGCCGTGCTGATCGGGCTACCGCCAGCCGAGTTCGACCTGGCCGAAACCAAGAATATTCCGGCGTTGCCCGAAGTACCGCTGGGCCTGCCTTCGCAGTTGCTCGAGCGTCGCCCGGACATCGCTTCCGCCGAGCGTTCGGTGATGGCGGCCAACGCCAACATCGGCGTGGCCAAGGCCGCCTACTACCCGGACCTGACCCTGAGCCTGAACGGCGGTTATAGCAGCAGCACCTATGCCAACTGGATCAGCGTGCCGAACCGCTTCTGGTCGGTGGGGCCACAACTGGCCATGACCCTGTTCGATGGCGGCCAGCGATCTGCCGAGGTCGATCGCAGCGAGGCCGCTTACGACGAAACCGTCGCCAAGTACCGCCAGACCGTGCTCGATGGTTTTCGCGAGGTGGAAAACTACCTGGTGCAACTCAAGGTGCTGGAAGACGAAGCCGGCGTGCGCCAGGAAGCACTGGATGCCGCGCGTGAATCCCTTCGTTTGACGCAAAACCAGTACAAGGCCGGGGTGATTGCGTACCTGGACGTGGTGGTTGTCCAGGCCACCGCGTTGAGTAATGAACGCAGCGTGTTGAGCCTGTTACAGAGTCGGTTGATTGCCAGTGTGCAGCTGATTGCGGCGCTGGGTGGTGGCTGGGACGGAGCGCTCCAGGTAAGCGAAAACAAGTAG
- a CDS encoding bifunctional diguanylate cyclase/phosphodiesterase translates to MLIGSYSPTLVIISLCVAILASYTALDLTERIATAKGRAVFLWTAGGAFAMGVGVWSMHFIGMLAFTLPIDLGYDFTLTALSLLTAILSCGFALWLVSQPRLPSWQLGFGALLMGAGISAMHYTGMAAMHMQPGIDYDPTLFGASLLIAVGASGAALWIAFRLRQHTPYVGLLRAGAAVIMGLAIVGMHYTAMAAARFPDGSFCGAAISGLNGKGLDNLVLITTLAVLSIALLTSVLDARLEARTADLARSLTEANRELTQLALHDTLTGLPNRMLLADRIEQAMSKVQEQGGCFALMFIDLDGFKPVNDAFGHHMGDQLLREVGLRLREDMRSQDTLARIGGDEFVLLVRLSEPNDALNVAARQVGLIGSAFRVAEHDLQISASLGIALYPGNGQTAQELLMNADAAMYHAKGAGKNGYSFFDASMNSNARKQLQLLQDLRNALEQQQFSLYYQPKFDAGNGRPVGAEALLRWEHPTQGMLLPDKFIDLAERTGLIIPIGEWVLNEACRQMREWYVLGYTDWRIAVNLSALQFCHAGLVKSVSKALATHKLPANSLTLEITETTAMSDADASMTVLQELSEMGVDLSIDDFGTGYSSLMYLKRLPANELKIDRGFVRDLEHDSDDAAIVSAIVALGQALGLRIVAEGVETGVQQDFLTKLGCDSLQGYLLGHPLPADRFMADIVRGERLATA, encoded by the coding sequence ATGCTCATCGGTAGCTATTCCCCCACGCTGGTAATCATTTCGCTCTGCGTAGCGATCCTCGCCTCTTATACCGCGCTCGACCTGACCGAGCGCATCGCGACCGCCAAAGGCCGCGCCGTGTTTCTATGGACGGCGGGCGGCGCCTTTGCCATGGGCGTTGGCGTGTGGTCGATGCACTTTATCGGCATGCTCGCGTTCACATTGCCCATCGACCTGGGTTACGACTTCACCCTCACGGCACTCTCGCTGTTGACCGCGATCCTGTCCTGCGGCTTTGCCCTGTGGCTGGTCAGCCAGCCCCGGCTGCCGTCCTGGCAACTGGGGTTCGGCGCGTTGCTCATGGGCGCCGGGATCAGCGCCATGCATTACACCGGCATGGCCGCCATGCACATGCAGCCGGGCATCGATTACGACCCGACGCTGTTTGGTGCGTCACTGCTCATCGCCGTTGGCGCCTCCGGTGCGGCGTTATGGATCGCCTTCCGCCTGCGTCAGCACACGCCATACGTAGGCCTGCTTCGCGCCGGTGCGGCGGTGATCATGGGCCTCGCCATCGTCGGCATGCACTACACGGCCATGGCCGCGGCGCGCTTCCCGGACGGCAGTTTCTGTGGCGCCGCCATCAGCGGCTTGAACGGCAAGGGCCTGGACAACCTGGTGCTGATCACCACGCTCGCGGTGTTGAGCATCGCCTTGCTGACTTCGGTACTCGATGCGCGTCTTGAGGCTCGCACCGCCGATCTGGCGCGCTCGCTGACGGAAGCCAACCGCGAACTGACCCAACTGGCCCTGCACGACACCCTCACCGGTTTGCCCAATCGCATGTTGCTGGCCGACCGCATCGAGCAGGCCATGTCCAAGGTCCAGGAGCAGGGCGGTTGTTTTGCGCTGATGTTCATAGACCTCGACGGCTTCAAACCGGTCAACGATGCCTTCGGCCACCACATGGGCGATCAGTTGTTGCGCGAAGTTGGTTTGCGTTTGCGCGAGGACATGCGCAGTCAGGACACTTTGGCGCGCATCGGCGGCGATGAATTCGTCCTGCTGGTGCGCCTCAGCGAGCCAAACGACGCGCTGAACGTGGCAGCGCGGCAGGTCGGGCTGATCGGCAGTGCGTTCCGGGTCGCCGAACACGACCTGCAGATTTCCGCCAGCCTCGGCATCGCGTTGTACCCGGGCAACGGCCAGACCGCCCAGGAATTGCTGATGAACGCCGACGCGGCGATGTACCACGCCAAGGGCGCCGGGAAAAACGGCTACAGCTTCTTCGACGCGTCGATGAACAGCAACGCGCGCAAACAGCTGCAATTGCTGCAGGATTTGCGCAATGCCCTCGAACAGCAGCAGTTCAGCCTCTATTACCAGCCCAAGTTCGACGCCGGCAATGGTCGCCCGGTAGGCGCCGAAGCGCTGCTGCGTTGGGAGCATCCGACCCAGGGCATGCTGCTGCCGGACAAGTTCATCGATCTGGCGGAAAGGACCGGGCTGATCATTCCCATTGGTGAATGGGTGCTGAACGAAGCCTGCCGCCAGATGCGCGAGTGGTACGTGCTCGGCTATACCGACTGGCGCATTGCGGTGAACCTCTCGGCGTTGCAGTTCTGCCATGCGGGTCTGGTCAAGAGCGTCTCCAAAGCCTTGGCCACGCATAAGCTGCCGGCCAATAGCCTGACCCTGGAAATCACTGAAACCACCGCCATGAGTGATGCCGATGCGAGCATGACGGTGCTTCAGGAACTCTCGGAAATGGGCGTCGACCTGTCCATCGACGACTTCGGCACCGGTTATTCGAGCTTGATGTACCTTAAGCGACTGCCGGCCAACGAACTGAAGATCGACCGCGGTTTCGTCCGCGATCTGGAACACGACAGTGACGACGCTGCCATCGTCTCGGCCATCGTTGCCCTCGGCCAGGCGTTGGGCTTGCGCATCGTCGCCGAAGGCGTGGAGACCGGCGTCCAGCAAGACTTCCTGACCAAACTCGGTTGCGATTCGTTGCAGGGCTACCTGCTCGGACACCCGCTGCCGGCGGATCGCTTCATGGCCGACATTGTTCGCGGGGAACGATTGGCGACGGCTTGA
- a CDS encoding SDR family oxidoreductase, which translates to MDKVIVITGGGRGIGAATALLAAGLGYRICINYQSDESAAHGVLAQVRALGAQAIAVRADVSIEDEVISLFHRVDTELGRVTALVNNAGTVGHKSRVDEMSEFRILKTLKTNVLAPILCAKHAVMRMSPKHGGQGGSIVNVSSVASRLGSPNEYVDYAASKGALDSFTIGLSKEVAGEGIRVNAVRPGFIYTDFHALSGDPDRVSKLESAIPMARGGRPDEVAEAIIWLLSDKASYATGTFVDLGGGR; encoded by the coding sequence ATGGACAAAGTCATTGTCATCACCGGCGGCGGCCGTGGTATCGGCGCCGCAACCGCGCTGTTGGCCGCCGGGCTTGGCTATCGGATCTGTATCAACTATCAATCCGACGAATCGGCCGCGCATGGCGTATTGGCGCAAGTCCGCGCTTTGGGCGCTCAAGCCATCGCGGTGCGCGCCGACGTCAGCATCGAAGACGAAGTGATCAGTCTGTTCCACCGGGTGGACACCGAACTGGGTCGAGTCACCGCGCTGGTGAACAACGCCGGCACCGTCGGGCACAAGTCCCGCGTCGACGAAATGTCCGAATTCCGCATCCTCAAAACCCTCAAGACCAACGTCCTGGCACCGATCCTCTGCGCCAAGCACGCGGTCATGCGCATGTCGCCCAAACATGGCGGGCAGGGCGGCAGCATCGTCAACGTGTCCTCAGTGGCTTCGCGTTTGGGCTCGCCTAATGAGTATGTGGATTACGCCGCGTCGAAAGGCGCGCTGGACAGCTTCACCATCGGTCTGTCCAAGGAAGTGGCGGGCGAGGGGATTCGCGTCAATGCGGTGCGACCGGGGTTTATCTACACCGATTTCCATGCGTTGAGCGGTGATCCGGATCGGGTCAGTAAGCTGGAGTCGGCAATTCCGATGGCCCGGGGCGGACGGCCGGATGAAGTGGCAGAGGCGATTATCTGGTTGCTGTCGGACAAGGCGTCATATGCGACCGGGACTTTTGTTGATCTGGGTGGTGGTCGTTAA
- the mapR gene encoding GntR family transcriptional regulator MpaR (MapR regulates genes involved in Pseudomonas quinolone signal (PQS) production and anthranilate metabolism), which translates to MKRYEKFADDIAELIRSGVLGPGQRVPSVRYASQTYGVSPSTVFQAYYLLERRGLIRARPRSGYFVNAHAPSPFSEPVISSQVNESTEVDVSELVFSVLDSIKDPTTVPFGSAFPSPTLFPLQRLSRSLASAARDMDPRMVVTDMSPGNPQLRRQIALRYMVGGLMLPMEELLITNGALEALNLCLQAVTEPGDLVAIEAPAFYACLQILERLKLKAVEIPVHPRDGIDLGVLAQTLERHPIKACWCMTSFQNPMGATMPEAKKQELVELLRSHQVPLIEDDVYAELYYGQQAPKPAKAFDTEGLVMHCGSFAKSLAPGYRIGWVAAGRYAQKIERLKLMTSLCASMPAQAGIADYLQHGGYDRHLRKLRYALEEQQSAMLAAIARYFPAQTRVSQPAGGYFLWLELPPQMDSLKLFQMALAQGISIAPGPIFSPTQRFRNCIRLNYGSPWTEESEKAMETLGRIVRSF; encoded by the coding sequence ATGAAACGCTACGAAAAATTCGCCGACGACATCGCTGAACTGATCCGCTCCGGTGTCCTAGGCCCCGGTCAGCGCGTGCCGTCGGTGCGCTATGCCAGCCAGACGTATGGGGTCAGCCCGTCCACCGTGTTCCAGGCCTATTACCTGCTTGAACGCCGGGGCCTGATCCGCGCCCGGCCGCGTTCCGGCTACTTCGTCAACGCGCACGCGCCGAGTCCGTTCTCGGAGCCGGTGATCAGCAGCCAGGTCAATGAATCCACCGAAGTCGACGTCAGCGAACTGGTGTTCTCGGTCCTCGACTCGATCAAGGACCCGACCACCGTGCCGTTCGGCTCGGCCTTCCCCAGCCCGACGCTGTTCCCGTTGCAGCGCCTGTCCCGCTCCCTGGCCAGCGCCGCCCGGGACATGGACCCGCGCATGGTCGTCACCGACATGTCACCGGGCAACCCGCAATTGCGACGCCAGATTGCCCTGCGTTACATGGTCGGCGGCCTGATGCTGCCGATGGAAGAACTGCTGATCACCAACGGCGCACTGGAAGCCCTGAACCTGTGCCTGCAAGCGGTCACCGAACCCGGCGACCTGGTGGCCATTGAAGCGCCGGCGTTCTATGCCTGCCTGCAAATCCTGGAGCGGCTTAAACTGAAAGCCGTCGAAATCCCGGTGCACCCGCGTGACGGTATCGACCTGGGCGTACTCGCGCAAACCCTGGAACGCCACCCGATCAAGGCCTGCTGGTGCATGACCAGTTTCCAGAACCCGATGGGCGCCACCATGCCCGAGGCGAAGAAGCAGGAGCTGGTCGAGTTGTTGCGCAGCCATCAGGTGCCGCTGATCGAGGACGATGTCTACGCCGAACTTTATTATGGACAACAGGCGCCGAAACCGGCCAAGGCGTTTGATACCGAAGGGCTGGTGATGCATTGCGGTTCCTTCGCCAAAAGCCTGGCCCCCGGCTACCGGATCGGCTGGGTTGCCGCTGGGCGATACGCGCAGAAGATCGAACGGCTGAAACTCATGACCTCGCTGTGCGCCTCGATGCCGGCCCAGGCGGGCATCGCCGACTACCTGCAACACGGCGGCTACGACCGGCACCTGCGCAAACTGCGCTACGCCCTGGAAGAACAGCAAAGCGCCATGCTCGCCGCCATCGCCCGCTACTTCCCGGCACAGACGCGCGTCAGCCAACCGGCCGGCGGCTATTTCCTGTGGCTGGAACTGCCGCCGCAGATGGATTCGCTGAAGTTGTTTCAGATGGCACTGGCGCAAGGCATCAGCATCGCGCCGGGGCCGATCTTTTCACCGACGCAGCGGTTCAGGAATTGTATTCGGCTGAATTATGGGAGCCCGTGGACCGAGGAGTCGGAGAAGGCGATGGAGACGTTGGGGCGGATAGTGCGGTCGTTCTGA
- the ccoG gene encoding cytochrome c oxidase accessory protein CcoG — protein sequence MSERIPVRTVESVPLVQSFEPSRPKMKAKSSDNLIHTRSFTGLFRTLRLSGAGVLFLMFFGTVWLNWGDRQAVLWDLSESKFHIFGATFWPQDFILLSALLIIAAFGLFAITVFAGRVWCGYTCPQSSWTWIFMWCEKITEGERNQRIKLQAAPWGLNKLVRRSAKHTLWLAISLLTGLTFVGYFTPIRPLAEELLTLQMGGVSLFWVLFFTGATYINAGWLREAVCMHMCPYARFQSVMFDKDTLTISYDVARGENRGPRKREVKPAEVGLGDCIDCQLCVQVCPTGIDIRDGLQMECIGCAACIDACDSIMDKMGYARGLISYTSEHELQGGKTHLLRPRLIGYTAVLLVMIGALALALVERPMVSLDVSKDRGLFRENSQGQIENIYSLKVINKTQLRQDYRLSLVDGEGFVLQGKTELSLAPGEIVDVPVSVAMTTERPSSSSQTINFKIADSDEPDIYSVAKSRFVAPMNR from the coding sequence ATGAGCGAAAGAATCCCCGTCCGAACCGTAGAAAGCGTCCCTTTAGTACAGAGCTTTGAGCCTTCGCGTCCAAAGATGAAGGCCAAGTCCAGCGACAACCTGATCCACACCCGCAGTTTCACCGGCCTGTTCCGCACCTTGCGCCTGAGCGGCGCGGGCGTATTGTTTTTGATGTTCTTCGGCACCGTGTGGCTGAACTGGGGCGACCGTCAGGCGGTGCTCTGGGACCTTTCCGAGAGCAAATTCCACATCTTCGGCGCGACCTTCTGGCCCCAGGACTTCATCCTGCTGTCGGCGCTGTTGATCATCGCCGCGTTCGGCTTGTTTGCGATCACCGTGTTTGCCGGTCGCGTCTGGTGCGGTTACACCTGCCCGCAGAGCTCCTGGACCTGGATCTTCATGTGGTGCGAGAAGATCACCGAAGGCGAACGCAACCAGCGCATCAAGCTGCAAGCCGCGCCATGGGGCTTGAACAAACTGGTCCGCCGCTCGGCCAAGCACACGCTGTGGCTGGCCATCAGCCTGCTCACCGGGCTGACCTTTGTCGGCTACTTCACGCCGATCCGGCCCCTGGCCGAAGAGCTGCTGACGCTGCAAATGGGCGGTGTCAGTCTGTTTTGGGTGCTGTTCTTCACCGGCGCGACCTACATCAACGCCGGGTGGCTGCGTGAAGCGGTGTGCATGCACATGTGCCCGTATGCGCGGTTCCAGAGCGTGATGTTCGACAAGGACACCCTGACCATTTCCTACGACGTCGCCCGCGGTGAAAACCGTGGCCCGCGCAAACGTGAGGTGAAACCGGCCGAGGTGGGCCTGGGGGATTGCATCGATTGCCAGCTGTGCGTGCAGGTCTGCCCGACCGGGATCGACATTCGTGACGGTTTGCAGATGGAATGCATCGGCTGCGCGGCGTGTATCGACGCCTGCGATTCGATCATGGACAAAATGGGCTACGCCCGTGGCTTGATCAGCTATACCTCGGAGCATGAGTTGCAAGGTGGCAAGACTCATCTGCTGCGGCCGCGGCTGATCGGTTACACGGCGGTGCTGCTGGTGATGATCGGTGCCCTCGCCCTCGCTCTGGTCGAACGGCCGATGGTGTCGCTGGACGTGAGCAAGGACCGTGGCCTGTTCCGCGAGAACAGTCAGGGGCAGATCGAAAACATCTACAGCCTGAAGGTCATCAACAAGACCCAGCTGCGTCAGGATTACCGGCTGAGCCTGGTGGACGGCGAAGGCTTCGTCCTGCAAGGCAAGACCGAGCTGAGCCTGGCGCCGGGTGAGATTGTCGATGTGCCGGTGTCGGTGGCCATGACCACCGAACGGCCAAGCAGCAGCTCGCAGACGATCAATTTCAAGATTGCCGACAGCGACGAACCGGACATTTATAGCGTGGCCAAAAGCCGGTTTGTTGCGCCGATGAACCGTTGA
- a CDS encoding DUF3203 family protein: MTVRIENQTCFFVTENGEEIRLCPDVTIITDSEKAMSAVELNGQRVYITEAEADALTVAGAVDGRKHLKATDSDSVI; this comes from the coding sequence ATGACTGTGCGCATCGAAAACCAGACCTGCTTTTTCGTTACCGAGAACGGCGAAGAAATTCGCCTGTGCCCCGATGTCACGATCATCACCGACTCGGAAAAAGCCATGTCGGCGGTTGAGCTCAACGGCCAGCGCGTCTACATCACCGAAGCAGAAGCCGACGCATTGACCGTAGCAGGCGCAGTGGACGGTCGTAAGCATTTGAAAGCCACTGACAGTGATTCGGTGATTTGA